A portion of the Coriobacteriia bacterium genome contains these proteins:
- a CDS encoding cell filamentation protein Fic → MALENKLGIQDDIELAHEEEKLSKMRALELFESGMSDEFEIGTFAGLAQVHAQLFQDVYDFAGQMRTVDIAKGGFRFASVLYLDDALAAIDRMPQSTFDEIIEKYVEMNVAHPFREGNGRSMRIWLDAILRRELGVVVDWSRVGKEDYLSAMERSPLKDVEIKALLAEALTDRIDDRQVYMKGIDASYRYEGYGTYTTAELGA, encoded by the coding sequence ATGGCTCTCGAGAACAAGCTCGGCATACAAGATGATATTGAGTTGGCTCACGAGGAGGAGAAGCTCAGCAAGATGCGAGCGCTCGAGCTCTTCGAGAGCGGTATGTCCGATGAATTCGAAATCGGGACGTTTGCAGGTCTTGCGCAAGTTCACGCGCAGCTTTTCCAGGATGTCTACGACTTTGCTGGTCAGATGCGGACTGTCGACATCGCAAAAGGCGGTTTTCGCTTCGCCTCTGTGCTCTATCTCGATGATGCGCTTGCGGCGATAGATAGGATGCCGCAATCGACCTTCGACGAGATAATCGAGAAATACGTCGAGATGAACGTCGCCCATCCTTTCAGGGAAGGAAACGGTAGGAGCATGCGCATCTGGCTCGACGCGATCTTGAGACGTGAGCTCGGCGTCGTGGTGGATTGGAGTCGCGTGGGCAAGGAAGACTACCTCTCCGCGATGGAGCGCAGCCCCTTGAAGGACGTCGAGATCAAAGCGCTTCTTGCGGAGGCATTGACCGACCGCATCGATGATCGCCAGGTCTACATGAAAGGTATCGACGCGAGCTATCGCTACGAAGGCTATGGCACGTACACGACCGCCGAGCTCGGTGCGTAG
- a CDS encoding EamA family transporter, translating to MDARCLSRDGYRGRRSVRYHLVALFTILVWGLTFVSTKVLLVDFTPLQILAIRFVIGTIALCALRPRIMHLHERRHEWLFVLAGATGIAAYYLLENIALVFTTATAVGVIVAASPLFTAIIAMARGDRSALSVRFVIGFLLAMGGLVLVGVSTGGDDAMSAFGGLSYLGDLLALLAAVVWAVYSMLVKRIGELGYETIASTKRTFLWGLVFIIPTSILLGGDLLAVHEALAWYNLANLLFLGLIASAACFVTWNVAVRRLGAVVSTTYIYLVPAITATASIILLGEPLTVPIVTGLALTIAGLVLSQRGQAEREV from the coding sequence ATCGACGCCCGCTGCCTATCGCGCGATGGTTACCGGGGGCGACGTTCAGTGAGGTACCATCTCGTCGCGTTGTTCACCATCCTCGTCTGGGGTCTTACCTTCGTCTCGACCAAGGTGCTCCTCGTCGATTTCACGCCGTTGCAGATTCTGGCGATTCGCTTCGTCATCGGTACGATTGCACTCTGCGCTCTACGCCCGCGCATCATGCACTTGCATGAGCGTCGTCACGAATGGCTCTTCGTCCTTGCCGGGGCGACGGGCATCGCCGCGTATTACCTGCTCGAGAACATCGCGCTCGTATTCACGACGGCGACGGCCGTGGGTGTCATCGTGGCGGCTTCGCCGTTGTTCACGGCGATCATCGCGATGGCGCGCGGGGATCGCTCCGCCCTGAGCGTGCGCTTCGTCATCGGCTTTCTATTGGCGATGGGCGGTCTCGTGCTCGTCGGCGTGAGCACGGGTGGCGATGACGCGATGTCGGCCTTTGGCGGCCTCTCATATCTCGGCGACCTGCTCGCTCTTCTGGCGGCCGTCGTCTGGGCCGTCTACTCGATGCTTGTCAAGCGCATCGGCGAACTTGGCTACGAGACCATCGCGTCCACCAAGCGCACCTTTCTCTGGGGTCTCGTCTTCATCATCCCGACGAGCATTTTGCTTGGTGGCGACTTGCTCGCGGTGCACGAGGCGCTTGCCTGGTATAATCTCGCGAATCTGCTTTTCCTGGGACTAATCGCCTCCGCGGCGTGCTTCGTAACCTGGAACGTGGCGGTGCGCAGGCTCGGCGCCGTGGTCTCGACGACGTACATCTACCTCGTCCCCGCCATCACGGCGACCGCCTCGATCATCCTGCTGGGCGAGCCACTCACCGTGCCCATCGTCACCGGGTTGGCGCTCACCATCGCGGGCCTAGTCCTCTCGCAGCGTGGCCAGGCCGAACGAGAGGTATAA